In the Blautia coccoides genome, TTTTGGCATTCCATCAAAAATATCATGTGGTTCATGGTGCTGACATTGTGTACGCAGCTTCCCATAGGGCTTTTGTTGGCAGTTATGCTCAGTGAGAGATTCCGGGGATACCGTTTATTCAAATTTGCTTATTTTGTACCACAGGTACTGTCCACAACGGTTATCGGTCTCTTATGGTATTTTATACTGATGCCCACAGGTGTTTTGAACACCATGCTTCAGGGAATCGGTCTGGACAGCCTGGTAAAGAGCTGGCTGGTGGATAAAAATACTGCCATGACAACCATTATCCTGGTAAATGCCTGGTGCGGCATCGGTTTCCACATGACAGTCAGCTATGCTGCCATTTCAGGGATCCCTGATGATGTGGTGGAGGCTGCGAAGCTGGACGGAGCTGTGGGAATAAAGAAGGTGTTCCATATAATCATTCCAATGATCTGGGAATCTATTATTTCAAGCATTGTGGTCATCGTAACTGCGGTTTTGAAAACCTTTGATCTTGTCTATGTTATGACAGAAGGAGGTCCAAACGGCCTGACAGATGTGCCGAGTACACTGCTTTATAAAGAGGCATTTCGATACAATGACTTTGGGAAAGCATCTGTTATCGGTGTTTATATCTTTATCCTGAGCATTATATTTACTGTCATAAGTCTCCGCATTACAAAACGGGAACGGCTGGAATATTAAGGAGGAAAAATGAACGATCACGCTAGAAAAATAACGAAAAAAGTCATATTATACCTGGTTTCCCTATTTTTTCTCTTTATTTTTATTTACCCATTGTATTTTGTTATGATATCATCCGTTAAAACGAATACAGAGATTTTTACATCACCGTTTAAATTTCCTTCGGCGTTTCATTTTGAAAATTATAAAACGGCTATTGAAATTGGAAATATAGGAAGGCAGTTTTTGAACAGTATGTTCCTGGCCGTTGTGACGCTGGCACTGACGGCGCTGGCGGCAAGCATGGTATCCTTTGCCATCTCACGTCTGCGCTTTAAGGGACAAGGGGCAGTCAGAGTCTATTTTGTCATGGGCATGATGGTGCCTATTCAGAGTATCATTGTACCTTTAGCCTGGGCGATCAATAATTTTGACATCCGGGACAACTATCTGATCCTGATCCTGCTTTTTACGGCGTCACATATGCCTCTGGCCACCTTTATCATAACAGGCTCCATGAACAGTCTGCCCACCTCTCTGGAGGAAGCTGCGATCATTGATGGATGCAGTATATACAAAGTGTTCACCAGAATTATCCTGCCGCTTGTAAAGCCTGCCATTGCCACTGTGGGGATATTTGTATTTATGTATACCTGGAATGACCTTCTGGTCTCCATGGTATTCATCGGAAAAGCAGAACTCAGAACCATTTCTGTGGGTCTGCTGAATTTTGTAGGGGCCAGAAAAAGTGATTACGGTGCGCTGATGGCAGCCATTTTCATAGCTATTCTGCCGCCTCTTACCATGTATCTGGTGCTTCAGGAAAATGTGGTTAAAGGACTGACAAGCGGAGCCAATAAATAAAAAAGGAGAAGAAATTTATGGGGATAAAAGTTAAAGAATGGAAAGAACTGACAGATTACCGGACACCGGAATGGATGAGAAAAGCAAAATTCGGCATTTACACTCATTGGGGTGTCTACAGTGTGCCGGCATTCGGACCGAATGTTTCCTGGTATCCATATAAGATGTACCAGGAGGGGACGGATCAGTTTGCTTATCACTGCAAACATTTCGGACATCCGTCAAAAACGGGATATAAAGATTTGATCCCTATGTTCACCGGAGAAAAATTTGATGCCGCAGAATGGGCAGAGCTGTTTAAAAAAGCAGGTGCTAAATTTGCAGGCCCGGTGGCGGAGCACCATGACGGGTTCAGCATGTGGGACAGCCGTGTGAATGAATGGAATGCGGCAGCTATGGGACCTAAGAGGGATGTGGTAGGAGAGTTGGAAAAAGCGGTGCGGGAACAGGGCATGTATTTTATGACAGCTTTTCATCACGCAGAGAACTGGAAGTTTTACCCTCACTGGGTAAAAGAATACGACACCTCAGATCCCAGATACGCAGGCCTGTACGGAGAAGCACACAATATGGACTGGGGTTCTGATAAGAGATATATGCCGGAACCGATCCGCTGGTCTAATACCATGGACGGAGCCATAGACAGGCAGTGGATAGCCCAGGACCTTCCAAGTGCCGCATTCCATGAAAAGTGGTTTATAAAGCTGAAAGAGGTTATAGACGCATATAGGCCGGATTACATATGGTTTGATTTCGGTCTGGCCTTTATCAATGATTTTTACCAGAGAAAATTTCTGACGTATTACAGGGATATGGCAGAGAAAAACAGACAGGAGACAGCAGTTTCCTATAAATGGAACCATCTGCCCGTGGGAGCCGGTCTGATTGATCTGGAACAGGGAAGATTTGCTGAAGCTACATATCATGACTGGATCACCGACACCACCGTGGACGCAGGGGAAGCATGGGGATATATGCAGGATGCAGAGTATAAATCAGCCAAATCCCTGATCCACTATCTGCTGGACAATGTGAGTAAAAACGGATATCTGCTTCTGAATGTGGGACCAAAGCCGGATGGAACGATTCCCGAAGAAGCCCGAAAAATCCTTCTGGAAATGGGAGAATGGCTTGAAGAGAACGGGGAAGCTGTCTATGATACTACACCATGGCGCACAGCAGAGGAAGGACCTACAAAAATGACAGGCTCCGGTGCTTTTTGTGAGATGGATGAAGTGGAATATACACCGAGAGACATTCGGTATACCATGAGGGACGAATATATCTATGCATCCGCGCTGGGAAAAATAGGAGACAAGACGGCACTGCACCATATACTTCCGATGGTCTATAAAGAGGAGATTGAGAGCATAAGCGTTCTGGGTGACGGACGGCCGCTTACATGGACTGCAAAAGATGACGTACTCCTTATTGACACAGCAAATGTCAGGAAGAACAACATTGCCACTGTCCTGAAGATCAAGAGAAAGAATATTTACGGATGACGGGGGCGTGCATATGAACAAACGGTTTGAATATGAGCAGACAACAAAAATTATTTTCGGAAAGGGCAGCATTGTAGAACTTCCCGGTTTGGCAGCGGGATTTGGTGATAAGATCCTTCTGGTCACGAGCAGGAAAAAGTCCACCAGGGAAAAATTGTATGATGGAATCATAGAAAGCCTGAAAAGCAGCGGACTTACTGTTTGGCACTTTGATAACGTAGCACAAAACCCCACCACAAAATGCGTGGAGGAGGGTACCGCTGTTGCAAAAAAAGAAGGATGTCAGGCAGTGATAGGCCTTGGGGGTGGTTCTGTCATGGATACGGCAAAAGCCATTGCTGTGACGGCGGCCAGCGGAGGCAAGGCGTGGGATCATCTGTTTTTTAAAAGTCCGCAGCCAAAAGCCACGCTGCCTGTGATCGCGGTACCGACAACCGCGGGTACAGGGTCACAGGTGACGCAGGTAGCGGTCATGACAGAGACAGAGACCTGTACTAAGAGCGCTATTTTCAACAATTTGATCTATCCCCGCGTTGCACTGATCGATCCTGAACTTACCGTTTCCATGCCGGCCCATATAACAGCGTCCACCGGATTTGATGCGTTCTGTCACTGCTTTGAAAGCTATATCAATGTCAAGGCTTCTCCGTATACGGACATGATCGCACTTGAGGGTATGAAGTACACTGTGGAATATCTGAGAAGAGCAGTGAAAAACGGTGAGGATATGGACGCCAGAGAAGGAATGGCCTGGGCAGACACGTGCGGTGGGCTGGCGATTGCCAATGCAGGAGTGACGCTTCCCCATGGTGTGGGCATGACTATTAGCGGCCATTGCCCCCAGATCATGCACGGGGAATCTCTGGCCTTGATATACCCGTCCTTTTTGCAGTTTACCTGTCCGGCGGCGGAGAAAAAATTTGCAGAAGTTGGGCGTATCTTCAATCCTGCCCTGAGAGAGGCACCTGATGCCAAAGCCGCGTCAGAGTGCTGCAGGGAAATAGAAAAACTCATGAAAGATATAGGAATGTGGCTGAATTTCCCTCAATTTGGTGTGGAATATGATATACTTAGGAAGATAGCAGAGAGGGGACATGAACTGCCTGATTATCAGGCAAACCCCAGAATCGCGGATATAGAAGAAATCTACAGAGAGCTGAAGGAGGGATATGATCGTGTCTGAAAAATCAGGAAGATATCTGGACAAACTTTTTGGACTTGAGGGCAAGACTGCTGTTGTAACGGGAGGAAACCGGGGAATTGGTCAGGTAGTTGCCAGAGGACTGGCAAATGCAGGGGCTGAGGTTGTCATATTAAGCCGTTCCGGTGGGGGCGAAACGGTAAGGATCATTCAGGAGGATGGGAATAGGGCCTATGATATCAAGGCAGATGTGACGGATGAGAAGAGCGTGGACCGGGCGGTAGAAGAGATTGAGAAGAGAAGCGGCGGTATTCATGTGCTGTTCAACAATGCCGGTATCTGCATCCACAAAAGTACCTTTGAGGCCAGTATCGAGGAATTCAGGCGTGTGGTTGATGTGAACCTGACCGGGGAGTATATTATGGCCCGCAGCGCTGCAAAGCTTATGGTACGGAAAAAGATACACGGAAGCATCATCAACATGGCATCCATGTCAGGTACCATTGTGAACATACCTCAGTGGCAGGCCTCCTATAATGCCTCAAAAGCCGGTGTGATACATCTGACAAAGTCTCTGGCTCTGGAATGGATTCCCTACGGAATACGGGTAAACAGTTTAAGTCCCGGATACATATCCACACCAATGTCTGTCGATACACCCCAGGAGCTTAAAGATGCCTGGAAAGGCATGATGCCCTACGGCAGGATGGGGACTCCGGAAGAACTTATCGGGGCGGTTCTTTATCTGGCCGGGGATTCCTCTGCATATACGACCGGAACCGACCTGATCGTGGATGGAGCTTACGTTTGCCAATAAGATTCCCGCAGCTTTTGTCGAACACATTTTCTTGCATTTTTTTCATCCCCTGCTATAATATTCCTTAAAGAAAGACGCAAACTTTGAAGATACTGAACAGTTGCGACGCAAAATGGAAGGGGTCAGTGTATGAGTGAAACCAGCTATTCGGTTTCTGAAACGGCGAAGCTTTTGGACGTGCAGTCACATGTCCTGCGCTTTTGGGAAGAGGAGCTGCATCTGCCGATCGACAGAAACGAAATGGGGCACAGATACTACACCCGATATGATATCCAGGTACTTCTGGCTATTAAAGAACTGAAGAAAAAGGGACTTGCATTAAAAGAAATCGGCAGCCTGATTCCCTTTTTATATAAGGATGAGGAAAACCGGGATGAGACAGAACAAAGGACAACCGGCAGCCGGGAGAAAGTGACTGAAACGGTACAGCAAAAAACACCGGAGCCGGCAGGACAGAGACCGGCAGAGCAGAGAAGAGAAATACCTACATCAAGGAAAAGCAAAAGGGCAGCTGCAAGAAAAGCGGCCTCCAGAAAGAACAGGCCGGTTCAGAATCATAACCCGGTTCAGAATCATAACTCCGCTCAGGAAAAGAACCGTGCAGTCACCGGCAAAACGCGGCAGGCGCCAGTACAGGCTGAGGCGGAAGCTGAAAGCCAGGTTCCGGCAGAGTTTATGGAAATACTGGACAGGTTGGTAAAAGAGCGGATGCGGACCCTTCATTCCGGGGAAGAACGCTATAAAAGGCTGGATGAGAGAATCAGAATCTGTCAGAAATCCCGCAGGGAAGTGGCGGCGGCCATGGAGCAGGAGCGGCAGAAGAATAAAAAATTGTTTAAGAAAAAAAGATAATAAAAAAACACAAACCTGCAGTAAAACAGGTTTGTGTTTTTTTTATTAAGCCTCTACGATTGCTTCTGTAGGACATGCTTCTGCGCAAGTTCCGCAGTCAACACATTTGTCAGCATCGATAACGTATTTGTCATCGCCCTGGGAGATAGCTTCAGATGGGCATTCTCCTTCGCAAGTTCCACAGCTTACGCATTCGTCTGTAATTACATATGCCATACTTAAAATCCTCCTTTTATAATTTCTGAACCCTACCTTATCTTATCCCCGCGTCAGCGCAGCGGTAAAATTCGGAACATCCGTTGGTATAAGATTCAGTTCTTACGCATATTCTAATATATTTGGTATTAGAATACAAGTCTTTATTTCTAAACAATCCGTGAATTATTCTTGTTTGCAGGCAAGTGGGCTATCCGGCGGGAAATGGAGTTCAAGTCTGCAGACAGGAGTACCAGCTGTCCGTTTCAAGGCATCTGCTGTGATCACTGCCACAATTTTTGGAAAGAAAAAGAAAACCGGAGAAAAACAGTTGAATATAGGAGAAAAAGAGTTTATAATAATACACAGTACGAAAAAAGGAGGAAACTATCATGACAATTTCCAAAGATATGACAATCGGCGAATTACTCCGTGTGGATGAAAATATTGTTCCGATTCTGATGAGAGCCGGTATGCACTGCATCGGCTGTCCTTCCGCTCAGGGTGAAAGCCTGGAAGAAGCTGCTATGGTTCATGGAATTGATGCAGATGTTCTGGCTGCTCAGATCAACGATTTTCTGGCAGATAAATAATTGAAGATGAAAAGCCCCGGCGGTCTCCATAAAAATGGATATCCGCCGGGGCTTTTTACCAGCATCCGGTTATAGGGCTGCCAATTTCTGTAGTGCTTTGCCGGCAATAATGCGTTCGGCGTGTTCCCTCAGATAAGCTTCGCCTGCCTGTGAAAAAGCACTGCCTTTTCCGTATTCGGAAAGCATGTTGCAGACTTTATTAAAATCGGACGGGGTGTTCTCTGACTGGTGAATGACCAGTTCATATTCCCCTGTTGCACCGTCCTTGTAGAGGGAGTTCTCTCCCTGGAAGAAATTGTTCAGACCGCGGGCTGCGCGGATCACGCCGTCCAGGTCCTGAAAACGGTACTGCCGTATAAGACGGACCGGTACTTCCGGTGACTCTGTCGGCGCTGGTGTTTTCACTCCCTTTTTCTTGGCTGCGCTTTTTGCTTTGGCCTCATAAATTTTCTGGAATACATCAATGATGTCATCAGCTCCTTCAAATTCTAAAGGCGGCTGTGAATTATCTCCTGCAGGTCCGCCGAAAGGCGTAAACTTGGAAAAACGTGTGTCCAGTTCCTCGGGATCTTCCACCTTGGTAATGATCAAGATAATGCTGTCCGCAGAAACCGGAATCGCCTCAATCATCAGCGGTATATTATCGGCTTCAAAACCGAATTCATAGTTTGCCTGCTGCATCATATCACGGAACAGGTCTTTGGCCTTTTCCGTACCATAAGCCAGTTCACTTAAACGAATCTGACGGTCTTCCAGATCAGCCTTTGTGAGCGTGCAACGTATCTGGTTGTCGTTGATTTTTTCTATCTTCATTTTATCACATCCTGTCTATCTGTCAGTTCTGCCCTTCAGGCAAAACAAAGATGCTGGTATCTCACTTATATTATATACTATGAAACGCAGGTATGTAAAGCGCTTCATACTTTTTTCATATATGTGGAAAAAAGTAAAAATATGATCAAAATAAGAAATAATTACATAAAATGGCTTGCTAAGTCAAATTCATATATGATATAATGATTTCCACAGACAAAGAAGGAGTGCTGTAAAATTTTTTACAGAGGGGAGTGATGACATCCCGTAGGCCTTCGTCAATGACAATATTCTTAATTTTCATTTCAGGCGGCGTCTGACCGCAGGCAGAGAGTACATTCTGTACGATTTGCATGATCCCATGTGACAGAGAACACAGACTATGGATATATTTTTTATGGGGATTACAGCGCCTTTCTTTATCTGTAATATTGGAACCGCGTTTCAAGAAGAAAGGAGAGGGCAGAGGTATAATATATCACGAACTGCTGTCCACAGTAAACATGAAGAAAGACAAGGAAACTTCAGCGCTCCGGTGTGAACTGGAAACCTACCGGCGTCAGGGGATTCCCCTTATGCTGAACGGAAGTCCGAGCACTCCGGAAGAAATTGAACAGGCATGCAGTGTCGCAGAGGAAGGTGTCTATATGCGGGACTATGTGCAGAATGAGAGAGGGGAGGTTGAAAAGCTGCAGTTTGATTTCGTGAAAAACGAGTAAGCCATTTAGGAAACCCTGTGATATTTGCGTTCCCGGTATGTATGACAGGGGGCCGGAACAGGGGGGATCTCTGTGCTTGTGAGGGATTTTCCCCAATCCGGCTGTTAAGTTCTACTATTAAAAAAATATAAATTGTCGAAGAAAGTAATGACGAACGAAAAAAGTATGTTATAATGGTGGAGAAATGCGAGAAAAAATAAGGAGTTAAATTATGAGTCAAAAGAAGAGAAGGCGGAGAAGGAGAAGGAACAGCAATGCCGTTATGGTACTGGTAGTTATCCTTCTCATAGTAGTGGTTGCAGCTGTGGGAGTGCTGACTGCCGCGATCAAGAGACGTACACCTTCCGATACGAGAATGGATCTGAACACGTATTATGGATTGGAGAAAGAGGATGATGTGGCCTTAGTGCTCCAGAATACAGTGAGTGAAGCGAAGGGTAAATTGATGGATGGACACGTCTATCTGGATTACGATACCGTGTCAAATGTGCTGGGAGGGCGTTTTTACTGGGAAGCGGACAGCTCACAGATGCTTTACACCACACCAAATGAGATTCTTACCATAGCACCGGAGAGCACTGCTTATACAGTGAACGGTGAAAATAAAGACGAAGGCTATAAGATCATCCGCCAGACCGATGATAAAATTTATCTGGCACTTGATTTTATTCAGAAATATATGAAAATCACCAGTACGGTGACAGAAAACCCCAACAAGGCGGTAATTCGCTACCAGTGGGGGAGTGAAAAGATCGTAAAAGCGAAGAATGACACGGTGATCCGTTACCGGGGCGGCATCAAGAGCGATATTTTGGCAGATGTGGCAAAAGGTACGGAACTGACATTGATAGAAGAGCTGGACAATTGGTCTCAGGTGGCAACTCCGGACGGCTTCAACGGCTATGTGGCAAAAGAAGACCTGACAGCGTCAGAGGAGAAGGA is a window encoding:
- a CDS encoding DUF1858 domain-containing protein; amino-acid sequence: MTISKDMTIGELLRVDENIVPILMRAGMHCIGCPSAQGESLEEAAMVHGIDADVLAAQINDFLADK
- a CDS encoding carbohydrate ABC transporter permease, whose product is MERIRRNKKAVLCFLLPGFLLYTVLLMVPIGGSLVMSFFKWNGIKNVPMVFVGFSNFKAVITDAMFWHSIKNIMWFMVLTLCTQLPIGLLLAVMLSERFRGYRLFKFAYFVPQVLSTTVIGLLWYFILMPTGVLNTMLQGIGLDSLVKSWLVDKNTAMTTIILVNAWCGIGFHMTVSYAAISGIPDDVVEAAKLDGAVGIKKVFHIIIPMIWESIISSIVVIVTAVLKTFDLVYVMTEGGPNGLTDVPSTLLYKEAFRYNDFGKASVIGVYIFILSIIFTVISLRITKRERLEY
- a CDS encoding carbohydrate ABC transporter permease, with protein sequence MFLAVVTLALTALAASMVSFAISRLRFKGQGAVRVYFVMGMMVPIQSIIVPLAWAINNFDIRDNYLILILLFTASHMPLATFIITGSMNSLPTSLEEAAIIDGCSIYKVFTRIILPLVKPAIATVGIFVFMYTWNDLLVSMVFIGKAELRTISVGLLNFVGARKSDYGALMAAIFIAILPPLTMYLVLQENVVKGLTSGANK
- a CDS encoding helix-turn-helix domain-containing protein, coding for MSETSYSVSETAKLLDVQSHVLRFWEEELHLPIDRNEMGHRYYTRYDIQVLLAIKELKKKGLALKEIGSLIPFLYKDEENRDETEQRTTGSREKVTETVQQKTPEPAGQRPAEQRREIPTSRKSKRAAARKAASRKNRPVQNHNPVQNHNSAQEKNRAVTGKTRQAPVQAEAEAESQVPAEFMEILDRLVKERMRTLHSGEERYKRLDERIRICQKSRREVAAAMEQERQKNKKLFKKKR
- a CDS encoding adaptor protein MecA, whose protein sequence is MKIEKINDNQIRCTLTKADLEDRQIRLSELAYGTEKAKDLFRDMMQQANYEFGFEADNIPLMIEAIPVSADSIILIITKVEDPEELDTRFSKFTPFGGPAGDNSQPPLEFEGADDIIDVFQKIYEAKAKSAAKKKGVKTPAPTESPEVPVRLIRQYRFQDLDGVIRAARGLNNFFQGENSLYKDGATGEYELVIHQSENTPSDFNKVCNMLSEYGKGSAFSQAGEAYLREHAERIIAGKALQKLAAL
- a CDS encoding alpha-L-fucosidase, with product MGIKVKEWKELTDYRTPEWMRKAKFGIYTHWGVYSVPAFGPNVSWYPYKMYQEGTDQFAYHCKHFGHPSKTGYKDLIPMFTGEKFDAAEWAELFKKAGAKFAGPVAEHHDGFSMWDSRVNEWNAAAMGPKRDVVGELEKAVREQGMYFMTAFHHAENWKFYPHWVKEYDTSDPRYAGLYGEAHNMDWGSDKRYMPEPIRWSNTMDGAIDRQWIAQDLPSAAFHEKWFIKLKEVIDAYRPDYIWFDFGLAFINDFYQRKFLTYYRDMAEKNRQETAVSYKWNHLPVGAGLIDLEQGRFAEATYHDWITDTTVDAGEAWGYMQDAEYKSAKSLIHYLLDNVSKNGYLLLNVGPKPDGTIPEEARKILLEMGEWLEENGEAVYDTTPWRTAEEGPTKMTGSGAFCEMDEVEYTPRDIRYTMRDEYIYASALGKIGDKTALHHILPMVYKEEIESISVLGDGRPLTWTAKDDVLLIDTANVRKNNIATVLKIKRKNIYG
- a CDS encoding iron-containing alcohol dehydrogenase; its protein translation is MNKRFEYEQTTKIIFGKGSIVELPGLAAGFGDKILLVTSRKKSTREKLYDGIIESLKSSGLTVWHFDNVAQNPTTKCVEEGTAVAKKEGCQAVIGLGGGSVMDTAKAIAVTAASGGKAWDHLFFKSPQPKATLPVIAVPTTAGTGSQVTQVAVMTETETCTKSAIFNNLIYPRVALIDPELTVSMPAHITASTGFDAFCHCFESYINVKASPYTDMIALEGMKYTVEYLRRAVKNGEDMDAREGMAWADTCGGLAIANAGVTLPHGVGMTISGHCPQIMHGESLALIYPSFLQFTCPAAEKKFAEVGRIFNPALREAPDAKAASECCREIEKLMKDIGMWLNFPQFGVEYDILRKIAERGHELPDYQANPRIADIEEIYRELKEGYDRV
- a CDS encoding SDR family oxidoreductase, which translates into the protein MSEKSGRYLDKLFGLEGKTAVVTGGNRGIGQVVARGLANAGAEVVILSRSGGGETVRIIQEDGNRAYDIKADVTDEKSVDRAVEEIEKRSGGIHVLFNNAGICIHKSTFEASIEEFRRVVDVNLTGEYIMARSAAKLMVRKKIHGSIINMASMSGTIVNIPQWQASYNASKAGVIHLTKSLALEWIPYGIRVNSLSPGYISTPMSVDTPQELKDAWKGMMPYGRMGTPEELIGAVLYLAGDSSAYTTGTDLIVDGAYVCQ
- a CDS encoding DUF362 domain-containing protein, with the translated sequence MAYVITDECVSCGTCEGECPSEAISQGDDKYVIDADKCVDCGTCAEACPTEAIVEA